TCGTCTCTGGAGGAGCGATGTAACCTTTGGTTCGGAAATCGTCATTACTGATACGGACCTGCCGAATGGTACCTATCTTGTGGAAGTCGGTGATGGCACGTCCGTTGGAACAGCCATCATCTCTGTCGTACGATAGGCGATATTTCTGGACATGTCCAATTCACGCATCATTTTGATCCTTTTGGTAGCCTTCGCCGCTCATGTGGCGAGGGCTGCCGGAGAGGATTCGGTCCATCTGGATTCCCTGTACCTCAAAGGTGCACGGGGAATGGTGCCCTGCAACGATGGGTCATTCGTCGGAGGATACATCAACTGTCCGACGTTTCCACCGGGGTACTATGAATCCGACCATTGTGATCGTCCTGTACTGACCCGGTCATGGGACGGAGGCAAGACTTGGGTTGTCGAGGATGTTGGTGCCCCGACCTATGCGTACTCCGGCATCGTTCGTCTGCGCGGAGGGGTGTTGCTCACCGCACATAACAGTTGGCTCTACGGTTTTCTGACAAGTACTGATAATGGGAGAACATGGCAAGCAACCTTCGATACGACTCAAGCGACGCCAGTATTGAGTGTAGGAGAAGTCATCGGGATGCTCTTCCGTGACCACAGGGGCCTACTCTACTGGAAGCTGGGTGGAGAACTCCACGTGAGCCTTGACAACGGCAAAACATTCATCTGGCTGCGATACTCCGACCTGCGGGAAGGATACTATGTCCTGCCAACTGATGGTTTGCTGGTTACGCATACCGTCGGATCGGGAAGCTCACCCGGTTCGATCCAGATGAGCTTCAACCATGGGCGGTCGTGGTCCCAGACACTGAAAGGGTATGACCAAGGAACGTTTGGCAAAGAAGACTCGATGAGTACCCTCACCGGATGCGTTATCATTCGTGACACCGTTGCTGTGGACGATCGGTTCGGCTATTATCCAGACGGTGGACACAATTACCAACCAATCCCGAGAACAATGTACTGGCATAGGAAGGAACATGTATGGACTTCCGGTAGGTTCCTTCAAAGTTTCGGCATCAATGGGATCATGGATAGTACGGAATGTTGGTTTACTGGTGCGTTCGCGACTCTAGCACTTGGCCCTGAGGATACCGTTCAACGGGCGGTAAGCAGGGATATTCCTGTCGACTCTATCCCTCCTGAAGGCGATACGATGATCTACACACGTGGAAGATTGTACGATCACTTCTATGACTTAGATGGCAATATTCACCCACATGGCTCAAATGTCTATGTGCCTCGTCGTGCTCCGAGACCGGTCTCACGACTCGATCGGCTCTATACCTGCACAGGCGTCGAGTACGTCGTCGGTGGCCACCATCTCGATACCGTGATACTGGACCCGTCACGTTCCGTGAACGCGAGGCTCTCGTATACCATCACACCCAACAAACGTCTTTCGACCATCGTCATCGAAGCTGTCGACACGACACGCCCCATGCACTTTACCATGATGGTCGACGACAGCATTACAGGACGTCAGTGGTTCTCGGACTCAGTGATGACCGTCACCAAGCCGGTGGTCGCACTGGGGCGGTTCTATCTGGATACGATACTCACGTGTACCTATCCTGAGGGCCCGTTCATGTGGTACTACAACGATACCCTGATGCCCCATAGGATTGTGGGTGCGAATGCTGACAGCGTGATCTTCAAACCCAAGCCGGGTAAGTACAAGGTCATGGCGAAGTCGCCCTTCGGATGCGACGTCTGGTCGAACGAAGTGAGCATTACCACGACAGCGATCGAGGAGAGCGGTGACAGTGAGAACGGAAGGTACTCTGCCTATCCAGATAACGATGGAAACATCCACGTCCGATGGACTGGATTCGGACCTACTCCTTCGTCCATCACGGTCTTCGACATCCTCGGAAGGCGACTGGAGGCTGACGTGAGGATTTCTGGGAACGAGGCAGTGGTGGACTGCGAAGATCATCAGAAGATGGTACTCATCATGATTTCCACAGGGAAAGCTGTACACGTTCTACGGGTGCTGCGACCGCAATAGTAGAACAGGGCGTTATGATGGCCTGTAAGCTTCGCAGAGGCTGTGGAAGTCTATGGCCTCTGGAGTGGAGGTGTCTACGTCGCCAGAATCCGTTCAGAAGCGGTTGTAGGGGGCATGGTGAGGATGTCGGGGGGCTTCACGATCGTGAAGTAGTGCCCGGTTATTGAAGTAGTGACTGCGGTTATTGTTGAATCAGAGGGTTCGATACGAACGTGTCGGACCCTCTCTTCAGAGTGGAGCAATCATGGAACTAGCGGTTCTTCTCGGTGCTGGAGCTTCTCTACCTCAGATGCCTTCGACACGTTGCATAACCAAAGAGTTGATCGATGCGTTTGATTCTTGGGTTGGCGACTCGGCCGCGAATCGTCCATTTAGAAAGGCAACGGAGCAACCCGTTAGTTACACCCACGATCATCACTCACGAGGGTCTCTTGCAGAACTGAAACGGCTGTTCGAGGCTGTAGTTTTGCTAAGCACCGATCCGATGACATTCGAGGAAGTATACTCCATCGCGGACCAGATTCGACAGCACATAGATCATGAGTATGATAACAATGCACTGGAACCTACGGTCTACCATCTGTGCAGGCGTTTGGGAACAGATTGGAAGCCTTTGGATAGACTGGAACTCAAAAGTAAGTGCAGAGAACTTTTGGACCTTATCAACTGCGTCGTGAAAACAGGGGTCGGCGGGTCAGCGTGGTATACGGCACCTGATGGTTTCCCTGCTCACAATCTTCAAGTGGTTCTTGACTTGCTCAAACAAGAGATTGTGACCCGATTACATCTGTTGACGACCAACTTCGACGTGCTCGTTGAAGAAGCACTCAAAGAACAAGCTATAGTCTACTACGATGGGTTTGGATGTACTCCTGAATTTGGTGGTCAGGTTGTTCGGTGGGAGGCAGATGAGCACAAGTTTTTGACGAGCGGAGCAGTATCTCTTTACAAGCTTCACGGCTCTGAGAACTGGTCGTGGGTATACGGCAATGAACCGTTCCCACTCTTCCTAGGGAAAATCGTTGGACGGATCACAGCTTACCCAAATCTTGACGGGGTAGGAGGTATTCATCGACTTCGTGACGATAACAACCTTCTTCTGTCCGGAAAGACAAACAAACTTCTGGCTTACAATCAAGGTTGGGCATTGGATTTAGCTGAAGCTGCTAACCGAGGAATGCGCATGTGCCAACACCTCATCGTTGCTGGATACGGATTCAGTGATGAAGGGATCAACTTCCGGCTCATACACTGGATGAGTAGATGCGAGAACAGAATGCTAGTGATCGATCCATGCTTCACAAATACTTTGAATGTAGCGAAAGGGGCCATTCAATCACGACTCACAGAATGGAAGCAAGAGGGTCGAATGGTGGCTATTGAAGATCCATTAGGCGAAGTCACTGACGCAGCATTGTCAGAATGGCTCTTCGACTAGCCAATATTCTCGAATACCGGAAAAGGTATCTCGGGTACACTCTACTGAACCATAGAAGGAATTGCAATTGATGAGGTACTTGAGGATGTACACTCACGCCGTCGAATAATCCACAAGGACCGAAACCACTCCTCGACCATGACGCACAGAACAAAGACGACCGGAACTATCCACATCAGAGACCTCCATCGTTGTACATGTAACAACACATCTTGAAACGACGGAAGTCCGTTGAATCGTCCGCAACCCCCATCTTCCGTAGGATGGCGATGAGTTCCTTCAGGGTGACTCTGGGTCGGTGATCCGTCTGGAGTTCGACCACATCCCGGACAAACGTCCGGAGACCTCGAAGGTACTCGTATGCCTGTGGATAATCATCGATGTCATTGAGGCGGACAAAAGCCTTCACGGCTTCGAGGATCATGGCTTCTTTACCTTGAAGCCATCCGCGGACGCGAGTTATTGGGTGTCTGTACATGTAGGTAAGACACTACATTCTCCCGCAAGGAGCTATGTTCCGTTGCATAGTGTTTGTGGACGATGATGACCCTAGGAGGATAGAGACATGTGGCCAAAACCACTGACGGATGTCACGTCGGAAGACATCCAAGCATTGATACAGGACCGTGCACCCGAGTCCCGGCACTTGGAATTCAAGCGTCAACCACCCAATTCTTCAGACACGGAGATGACTCGGTTCCTTCTGACCGTTGCCGCCTTCGCGAATGCTGGCGGTGGCTATCTCGTTTACGGAATTAATGCGGAGGCGGATGGGGCTGACCAGGGTGGAACGGCGTCAGAAGTTGTGCCGATCGCCGAAAACATTGACGCCCTGATTCGAAGGCTCGAAGGAAGTATGCTTACAAGGATACATCCAAGGGTTTACGCGGGCCTCCGTGGGGTTCCTGCTCATGAGGTATTCAGCAGCTCCGATGATGGAACGGGCAATGGAGACGGTACAGGAAGCGGGAAAGGCTCAGGTCCCGGGCGTAGTAACGCAGACGGTACAGGTTTCGGAGTCGGAGTGGATGAACCCGTAGGACATGTACTCGTCGTACGGATACCACCTAGTACGCAGACGCCACATGCAGTTCAGACCAATGATGGTTTCAAGTTTCCTGTACGTGTATCCGCAGGGAGGCAGAACATGGACATGCACGAGATTCGCAGGGCAATAGTGAATTCGGAAAGTGCTGTTGATCGGATAAGAAAATTCACACAGGAGCGGTATGAGATGCTGCGACCAACATTCGTAGACGGTACTACTGTTCTTCACTTACTACCCATGAATCCTGAGCTAGGATCGGACATCATTTCTTCCTTTTCAGAAGATGGATTACAGAAGTTTACTCCTCTGTGGATGACGGGTGGTTGGCATACCCGATACAACCTTGATGGCTATCTCAACGCCTCCTATATTGATGGTAATGAGGACGGTTCGAGCTATTCATCTACTCAGGTATTCCGCGACGGTAGGATCGAGGCTGTTACCCATCACTGGGGGTTGGATAATCTCCTCCGCCATGAAAGATTGGTTGAGCAAATTCTCCGAGCAGTACCCCGGTATATGGAGATGATCGAATCAAAAGTGAATCCCTATCCTCTTGTTGTCTCTCTGTCATTGAACCTCCATCCGGAGACTGTTCTGTCAACAGAAGTACGGCGACCGAAGAAAGTTCGGCAGAATGATCTCCACATACCACACATCGTTCTTCAGCAGAAGCCGGAGTCATGGCCGAAGGCTTTTCGTCCGATTTTCGATCTCCTTTGGAACGCTTTCGGCCTTGATCGCTGCTGGTACTATGATGAAGCGGGAAACTTCGATCTACGGAACGGTCGGCGTTGAGCACTTCAGTGGAAGCAACTAGAGCATGGTTTCTAGGACCTTCAAGAGAAGCCGGGGACGACAACCTGTCCTATACTCCACAACGTCCTCCACATACACCCGAAGAGTACGCAGGAACGTCCGCCAGTCTGGGTAGTGATCTGGATTGTGGATTTCGTAGAATTCCCGGACGGCCGAGCGCACGAGTAGCTCTCGGTAGGACGACCATCCGGGAAGACGAGTAATTGGGTGATGAGGACTCCACATGGAAGTAAGACGTTCTACGCTGCCTTCCGCCACTGCCCGGATAGCGTGAACATAGGGTCCCGGAAGGACGAGGATTCATCACGTTCCTTTCCGAACGCATAGAGCACTTCAATGTCCGGGATGCTGGTGTACGTCCTGAGTTGTGCCAGATTCTTGTGGCCGGTGATCTTCATGATGATCTCGTCTGGAATTCCTCTTGCACGACATATACTCACGAGCGTTCGCCTTCCTGTGTGCGATGCCATAACGTCGCAGAGACGATGTCTGTGCTGAACAGTTCTATCACCGCGATACTGTCGGACAACTACTTCCGAAGTTAGGCCCGCAGATTCAGCCGCCTCCTTCACATAGTTGTTGAAATTTTGATTCGCGATCTCGATGCTTTTCAGACCTGCGGGGTATTTGGCAAGAAGTTCTCGTGTTGCGGGGAAGAGTGGAATAGTGACGCTGCCGCGATCCTTCATGGTTTCGATGTGAATAGCATCGTCGGTAATGACTGCTTCATCAATGTGCCAGAAGTTCTCGAATCGGAGAGCTGTCAAACACATCAGTACGAACGCATCTCGCACACGTTCAAGTCTTCCTTCCGTTGGTAAGAACCGATGGTTGTAGAACTTGCTCAGGATCTCCTCTGGAAGAGCTGTCAAAGGATACTTCGTGTAGCTGAAGCCGAGAGGTTTGGTGCTCACAGGAGTAATGTACTTCTGTTCTCCAGCCCACTTGAGTACTTGACGAAGCCGTTTTGTGACGTTGTCGATAGAACTTCCCGCATCATCCTTGTCGTGAATCAAATACCTGAACCAACTCTTCGAGAATTTGGGGAGCTCTTCCTCGATCCTATCGATGGTGAATCCAAACGGGTAGTAACGATCCAAGAACAACTCCAGATTGTACGCTAAGGTCTGGTAGTTCTTGTAGTGGCTCTCCATCTCCGCGAGTTTGCGACCATCATTGGAAACGTAGTTCCTCATGAACTCGCCAAGTAGCCCACCGAATTTGTATGTGTCTTCCTTGTCCTTGTGGCGGACGAAGAGAGGCAGTTTCCCGTGATGTAAGATATTCGTTTTTCCATCGATGAGTGAGATGACATCCTTCTCGCTGAGTAGAGCATCTACTGTCCTTCCGACGCGGTTGGATTCTGCGGCCATGTAAGCGTTGCGGATGCGGTCCACGATCGTGTTCAATCGTGACCGGACAGCTTCGCGGTTCCTGTACGTACCCCTGATGTCGTTCTTGCCATTGTCCCAATATTCCACGGGCATAATGATCCCTGTGGCGTGCCTGACACGGCCGTCCGGATTCTTGCTCGTCACCCATCTACGGCAGGTAGCGTAGCACCTGAAAGAGCCGTTCTGTGAGCCCTTCTTCGTTTTGAAGGGGAAAGTGATGTGGATCGTATCGTCTCCCGATCCTACGTGGAATCGTTGATTCTTGACCTTGGGCATATGTGTCCAGTGATAGGTGTGCCAAACGGGGTGCCAAACCCGACCACTGTAAGACGCCATCTCTGTAAAAAACCGAAGACGATTCTGTGAAGTGTATGTCCACAACCCGCATGGAATGGTAAGTGCGGGTAAAAACAGCAAAGCCCCGTCAAATGACGAGGCTCTGGATGGTACACCGTACGGGATTTGAACCCGTGCTGCCGCCTTGAAAGGGCGGTGTCCTAACCCCTAGACGAACGGTGCATAAAAGAGCATCAAAGATACGGCTTTTTTTAATGCGCTCGTGTATTCCTTGTGGGACAACCCGGAATTAAATGGCAGATTAATTGGATAATAAATACGATTTTAGCAGAACGAAGCAAAAAACGGGTACTGGCAGCACTCTTTTGGTTTTTTTTGTAAACATCAAACAAATATGAAGCTTATTGGACTTACCGGTGGGATTGGTACCGGAAAATCATCGGTAGCCCAGGTGTTCAGGAGCCTGGGTTGGGAGGTGTTGAGTTCCGACTCAACGGCTAAGACTGTTACCGGGTCAAACCCGGGGGTACGTAGTGCAATTGCGGCATTGCTGGGCGAAGACGTCCTAACGTCAGATGGACTGAATAGCCGACTGGTTGCTGAACGGGTATTTGGTTCTGACGCCGAGAGTAGTACGCGTCTGAGAGAACTTGAAAAAATCATACATCCGCACGTACTTGAGTATCACATGAAACAAATACACGAGTTGGATGAAAGGGGCTCAGGCACAGTGGTTGTGGATAGTGCGCTGATTTACGAGGTGGGTCTGGAAGATGGTTTTGACTATGTAGTTGTGGTAAACGCCTCAGTACAGGAATGCATTCGCCGGGTGATGCAGCGCTCCGGACTAACCGAAGAGCAGGTGAGGCAACGAATTAAACAGCAAATGCCGATGAAGGAAAAGTGTATGCGGGCCGACTTCGTTATTGAGAACAGCGGGACGCTGGACGAGCTGGAAGCCGCTGCAAAAAAACTGGCAGTGATTATTCAGGCCCTTCCTGACAGGCAGTGATCAAACAGCAATAACCTAAGCCAATGTACCGGTACGAGTCTGATGTACTCACTTAAATCAATCTCTGTTCGTCTTCACTGCTTCACATCTAATTCATTAGTTTCGCACTAACAAGTTTTACGTTTTACAAAGGTTTAGCCGTATGGCACATCCAGTCCATCTTACCGACGCTGATTTTAATAGCACCATTAATGCAGGTAACGTTGTTTTAGTTGATTTCTGGGCCGCCTGGTGTGGTCCGTGCAGAGCTATTGCACCAATAATTGACGATCTCGCCGGCGAATATGAAGGTCGTGCCACAATTGCAAAGGTCGATGTTGACAATAATCCCAAGGTGGCAATGGAGTATGGCATCCGCAGTATTCCAACCCTGCTCGTATTTAAGGGCGGTCGCGTGGTTGATACCATCGTGGGCGCTGTTCCCAAAAACTTTATAACCGATAAGCTGAATGCTCAACTGAGCTGATGCCCCAGCCCCTTTCAATAACTTGGATTTTAACATGACTCGGCCAACGCTGTTGCCAGGTAACGAGTTGAGCGAACATCTAAAAGACATTCCAATGTGGCGCCTTGAAGGCGCCACTATTGTTCGTGAGATGCCGGCATCCGACTTTGCCGCTGCAATGGGCCTTGTTAACGCTGTAGCCCTGCTGGCCGAAAAGGCAGATCATCATCCGGATATACTGTTGTACGGATGGAATAAGGTTCGGATTACACTGAGCACGCATGATCAGGGCGGGATTACAATGGCTGATATACGGCTTGCAAAAGCAATCGACGCATTGAAATTTAACATCGTTTAATATCGACAACTTCTAAGCATTTACATTACATTGGAGTATGGTTATGTCAGTTATCGAAGCAATCAGTGCGCGAGAGATTCTTGATTCACGTGGCAATCCTACTGTAGAGGTAGATGTGTTTTTGGAGGACGGCTCGTTTGGGCGTGCTGCAGTTCCGTCGGGCGCCAGCACAGGTGAGCACGAAGCCATAGAGCTACGCGACGGCGATGCCGGGCGCTATGGAGGAAAAGGCACTCTTGCTGCGGTTGAAAACGTAGAGTCGCAGATCGCCGATATCCTGATAGGAATGGATGCCACCGATCAGCGTCAAATAGATAGAGTGCTCATTGACCTGGATGGAACCGAAACCAAGAGCAAGCTGGGCGCAAACGCTATGCTTGGCGTTTCTCTGGCAGTTGCCCGGGCGGCAGCCGATTTTCACGGTCTGCCACTTTATGCTTACCTGGGGGGTGCCAAGGCGAACCTACTCCCAACACCAATGATGAATATCTTGAATGGCGGTGCACATGCTGATAATAATGTTGATATTCAGGAATTCATGATTATGCCAATTGGTGCGGATACGTTCTCACATGCACTTCAGATGGGGACAGAGGTATATCACGCACTCAAAGGCGTACTCAAAAAAGAGGGCCTCTCCACAGGTATTGGCGATGAGGGCGGATTTGCTCCTTCGCTGAAGAGTAATGAAGAAGCGCTCGACAAGATAATGCAGGCTATCGAAGCAGCCGGCTACAAACCGAACGATGATATTGTACTTGCGCTTGATATTGCTGCCAGCGAGATGTGGCGGAACGGTACATACGAGTTGTATAAAAGCTCTAAACAAAGGAAGACGGCGGCTGAACTTACTGAGTGGTATGCCGGGCTGGCTGCAAAATACCCGATTGTCTCCATCGAAGATGGTCTGGGCGAAGAAGACTGGACAGGCTGGAAAGTACTTACCGATAAGATCGGTGATGAAATTCAAATTGTTGGTGATGATCTGTTTGTCACAAATTCCGAATATTTGGAACGAGGCATTGCCGAGGGCGTGGCAAACAGTATTCTGGTGAAAGTAAACCAGATTGGTACACTTACCGAAACAATTAATACGGTAAACCTGGCACAACGCTATGGCTACAGCACCATCATTAGCCATCGGTCCGGCGAGACCGAAGACTCCTTTATTGCCGATTTGGCCGTTGCACTGAGTTCCGGACAAATTAAAACAGGGGCTCCATGCCGCAGTGATAGGGTAGCAAAGTATAACCAGCTCCTCCGAATTGAAGAATTGCTGGGTGCCGATGCAGAGTTTGCCGGCGATGCCACCCTGGCCTGAGGCCTGCTTATAATTCAAGAAGTGTATTTTGCAGTTCCGGTGTTGCTGTGCAGCACCGGCAACGTTTTTATCCTGCTTGGGAGATAGTATGGCAATTTCATTTGGTACCGACGGATGGCGGGGCTTAATAGCTCGTGACTTCACATTTGATAACGTGGAACTGGTTGCCCATGCAACAGCCCGGTACGTTAGAACTCTTCAACGCGAGGGCGCAAGCGTTGTTATCGGCTACGATACCCGCTTCCTTTCCCGCCAGTTTGCCGAAACAGCGGCATGCGTTATCGCCGGGTATGGGATTACGGTACACTTGTCAAATGCAATAAGCTCAACTCCACAGGTGAGCTTTCACACAAAGGCTAAAAAGGCTCAACTTGGAATTGTTATCACGGCTAGCCATAATCCGCCTGAATACAGTGGTTTTAAGCTAAAAGCAGGCTTTGGCGGCCCTGCAATCCCAGAACAAATTGCACGGGTTGAAAAAGAACTGGCTGCCCTTGATGGCAAAGCCCCTAAGATGAAGGTACCTGCATACGATGCGGCTGTAGATGCCAAGATCATACGGCTGTTCGATGCGGCTGATGCATACGCCAAGTATCTGTTTAAAAAGATCGATATCGAGGCAATTAAAAAAAGTGGACTCAAAATAGTTTACGATCCAATGCACGGTGCCGGTATTAATTTTATGCACAAAATTCTACCGGATGTATTCGAAATTCACGGCTGGCATAATCCAGGCTTCGGCGAAGTAGATCACCCGGAACCGATTGCCGAATGTTTGCAACCTCTGATGCGGACAGTTAAAAACAAGAAAGCCGATGTAGGCCTTGCTACTGATGGTGATGCCGACAGGCTGGGATTGGTTGACGGTAACGGTAATTATGTAGATCCGCACCGGGTGTTTATGCTAATAATGGACTATCTGTACACCGATAAAAAGAAGCGGGGCGCAGTCGTAAAAACTGTATCTCTCACTTCGATGGTGAATAGATTTTGTGAGCGCCACCATCTTGATTTGATCGAAACACCAGTAGGGTTTAAACATGTTGCCAAGCTCATGAATGAGCGTAAGGTCTTAATCGGTGGTGAAGAAAGCGGCGGCCTGGGTACCATTATGCATATACCCGAGCGCGACGGTATTTTTAATGGCCTGCTCATCCTGGAGATGCTGGCAAAGCGAAAAAAAACGCTGAAGGAACTGTGTGACGAACTGGATACCGCGTTTGGACCTCATCGCTATCGACGCCGCGATGTTCGGGTTACGGAGGCTCATAAAAAGGCTGTTTTGAATGCCTGTTCAAAACGTCCGTTGAAAATTGGTCGCTATAATGTTCTTCAGATTGATGATCGTGATGGTTATAAGTTTACGGTTGACG
This is a stretch of genomic DNA from Ignavibacteria bacterium. It encodes these proteins:
- a CDS encoding SIR2 family protein, translating into MELAVLLGAGASLPQMPSTRCITKELIDAFDSWVGDSAANRPFRKATEQPVSYTHDHHSRGSLAELKRLFEAVVLLSTDPMTFEEVYSIADQIRQHIDHEYDNNALEPTVYHLCRRLGTDWKPLDRLELKSKCRELLDLINCVVKTGVGGSAWYTAPDGFPAHNLQVVLDLLKQEIVTRLHLLTTNFDVLVEEALKEQAIVYYDGFGCTPEFGGQVVRWEADEHKFLTSGAVSLYKLHGSENWSWVYGNEPFPLFLGKIVGRITAYPNLDGVGGIHRLRDDNNLLLSGKTNKLLAYNQGWALDLAEAANRGMRMCQHLIVAGYGFSDEGINFRLIHWMSRCENRMLVIDPCFTNTLNVAKGAIQSRLTEWKQEGRMVAIEDPLGEVTDAALSEWLFD
- a CDS encoding 4a-hydroxytetrahydrobiopterin dehydratase, with translation MTRPTLLPGNELSEHLKDIPMWRLEGATIVREMPASDFAAAMGLVNAVALLAEKADHHPDILLYGWNKVRITLSTHDQGGITMADIRLAKAIDALKFNIV
- a CDS encoding dephospho-CoA kinase; amino-acid sequence: MKLIGLTGGIGTGKSSVAQVFRSLGWEVLSSDSTAKTVTGSNPGVRSAIAALLGEDVLTSDGLNSRLVAERVFGSDAESSTRLRELEKIIHPHVLEYHMKQIHELDERGSGTVVVDSALIYEVGLEDGFDYVVVVNASVQECIRRVMQRSGLTEEQVRQRIKQQMPMKEKCMRADFVIENSGTLDELEAAAKKLAVIIQALPDRQ
- a CDS encoding phosphoglucomutase/phosphomannomutase family protein, encoding MAISFGTDGWRGLIARDFTFDNVELVAHATARYVRTLQREGASVVIGYDTRFLSRQFAETAACVIAGYGITVHLSNAISSTPQVSFHTKAKKAQLGIVITASHNPPEYSGFKLKAGFGGPAIPEQIARVEKELAALDGKAPKMKVPAYDAAVDAKIIRLFDAADAYAKYLFKKIDIEAIKKSGLKIVYDPMHGAGINFMHKILPDVFEIHGWHNPGFGEVDHPEPIAECLQPLMRTVKNKKADVGLATDGDADRLGLVDGNGNYVDPHRVFMLIMDYLYTDKKKRGAVVKTVSLTSMVNRFCERHHLDLIETPVGFKHVAKLMNERKVLIGGEESGGLGTIMHIPERDGIFNGLLILEMLAKRKKTLKELCDELDTAFGPHRYRRRDVRVTEAHKKAVLNACSKRPLKIGRYNVLQIDDRDGYKFTVDGGAWLLIRASGTEPLLRFYAEASSLAKVDELLTEGLQMGVS
- a CDS encoding ATP-binding protein yields the protein MWPKPLTDVTSEDIQALIQDRAPESRHLEFKRQPPNSSDTEMTRFLLTVAAFANAGGGYLVYGINAEADGADQGGTASEVVPIAENIDALIRRLEGSMLTRIHPRVYAGLRGVPAHEVFSSSDDGTGNGDGTGSGKGSGPGRSNADGTGFGVGVDEPVGHVLVVRIPPSTQTPHAVQTNDGFKFPVRVSAGRQNMDMHEIRRAIVNSESAVDRIRKFTQERYEMLRPTFVDGTTVLHLLPMNPELGSDIISSFSEDGLQKFTPLWMTGGWHTRYNLDGYLNASYIDGNEDGSSYSSTQVFRDGRIEAVTHHWGLDNLLRHERLVEQILRAVPRYMEMIESKVNPYPLVVSLSLNLHPETVLSTEVRRPKKVRQNDLHIPHIVLQQKPESWPKAFRPIFDLLWNAFGLDRCWYYDEAGNFDLRNGRR
- a CDS encoding exo-alpha-sialidase translates to MILLVAFAAHVARAAGEDSVHLDSLYLKGARGMVPCNDGSFVGGYINCPTFPPGYYESDHCDRPVLTRSWDGGKTWVVEDVGAPTYAYSGIVRLRGGVLLTAHNSWLYGFLTSTDNGRTWQATFDTTQATPVLSVGEVIGMLFRDHRGLLYWKLGGELHVSLDNGKTFIWLRYSDLREGYYVLPTDGLLVTHTVGSGSSPGSIQMSFNHGRSWSQTLKGYDQGTFGKEDSMSTLTGCVIIRDTVAVDDRFGYYPDGGHNYQPIPRTMYWHRKEHVWTSGRFLQSFGINGIMDSTECWFTGAFATLALGPEDTVQRAVSRDIPVDSIPPEGDTMIYTRGRLYDHFYDLDGNIHPHGSNVYVPRRAPRPVSRLDRLYTCTGVEYVVGGHHLDTVILDPSRSVNARLSYTITPNKRLSTIVIEAVDTTRPMHFTMMVDDSITGRQWFSDSVMTVTKPVVALGRFYLDTILTCTYPEGPFMWYYNDTLMPHRIVGANADSVIFKPKPGKYKVMAKSPFGCDVWSNEVSITTTAIEESGDSENGRYSAYPDNDGNIHVRWTGFGPTPSSITVFDILGRRLEADVRISGNEAVVDCEDHQKMVLIMISTGKAVHVLRVLRPQ
- the eno gene encoding phosphopyruvate hydratase; translation: MSVIEAISAREILDSRGNPTVEVDVFLEDGSFGRAAVPSGASTGEHEAIELRDGDAGRYGGKGTLAAVENVESQIADILIGMDATDQRQIDRVLIDLDGTETKSKLGANAMLGVSLAVARAAADFHGLPLYAYLGGAKANLLPTPMMNILNGGAHADNNVDIQEFMIMPIGADTFSHALQMGTEVYHALKGVLKKEGLSTGIGDEGGFAPSLKSNEEALDKIMQAIEAAGYKPNDDIVLALDIAASEMWRNGTYELYKSSKQRKTAAELTEWYAGLAAKYPIVSIEDGLGEEDWTGWKVLTDKIGDEIQIVGDDLFVTNSEYLERGIAEGVANSILVKVNQIGTLTETINTVNLAQRYGYSTIISHRSGETEDSFIADLAVALSSGQIKTGAPCRSDRVAKYNQLLRIEELLGADAEFAGDATLA
- the trxA gene encoding thioredoxin; this translates as MAHPVHLTDADFNSTINAGNVVLVDFWAAWCGPCRAIAPIIDDLAGEYEGRATIAKVDVDNNPKVAMEYGIRSIPTLLVFKGGRVVDTIVGAVPKNFITDKLNAQLS